Proteins encoded together in one Atribacteraceae bacterium window:
- a CDS encoding cyclase family protein: MRIIDITLPLSPATPTYKGKKKKPEIILSRSIEQGANETLLSFESHTGTHVDAPFHMIAEGKTIDQYPLEQFEGKAYVAEIRNTGVITEEHLAFLKDLPVFKTYVLLKTDNSFGDLNRESFTYLSESGAIFLTRLAVKGVGIDALGIERNQPGHPTHRILLSQDRLIYEGLALSSITPGWYQFQAYPLFILKGDGSPVRAVLWEIQP; encoded by the coding sequence ATGCGCATCATCGATATCACTCTTCCCCTTTCTCCGGCAACCCCGACCTATAAAGGCAAAAAAAAGAAGCCTGAAATTATCCTGTCACGCAGTATAGAGCAGGGTGCCAACGAAACACTCCTCTCCTTCGAAAGTCATACCGGAACTCATGTCGACGCTCCCTTCCATATGATTGCCGAGGGAAAAACCATCGATCAGTATCCTTTGGAACAGTTCGAGGGAAAAGCGTATGTTGCGGAAATCAGGAATACCGGGGTGATCACCGAAGAACATCTGGCTTTTCTGAAGGATTTACCAGTTTTTAAAACCTATGTCCTGTTGAAAACAGACAATTCGTTCGGGGATCTGAATCGAGAATCGTTCACCTACCTCTCTGAGTCCGGAGCGATATTTTTGACCCGTCTCGCGGTCAAAGGGGTAGGAATCGATGCCCTGGGGATCGAAAGGAACCAGCCCGGTCATCCTACCCACCGGATTCTCCTTTCTCAGGACCGGCTCATTTACGAGGGCTTAGCTCTCTCAAGCATTACCCCCGGCTGGTACCAATTTCAAGCGTATCCGTTGTTCATTCTGAAGGGAGACGGGTCGCCGGTTCGTGCCGTCCTTTGGGAAATCCAACCATGA